Proteins from one Triticum aestivum cultivar Chinese Spring chromosome 7A, IWGSC CS RefSeq v2.1, whole genome shotgun sequence genomic window:
- the LOC123147195 gene encoding 26 kDa endochitinase 1 isoform X2, producing MRPLAVVAVLATAAMVIACARAVQCGSQAGGATCPNCLCCSHFGWCGSTPEYCGDGCQSHCSGCGSTPVTPYPFGGVSSIVSRSLFNQILLHRNDPACQAKGFYTYDAFIAAAAAFPGFGTTGGIATRKREIAAFLAQTSHETTGGWPTAPNGPYTWGYCYKPIGADLLGNPNLVVVNPTVSFETAMWFWMTEQPPKPSSHAVITGQWNPSATDRAAGRVPGFGVITNIINGGIECFHGYDERVEDRIGFYKRYCNIFGIGYGDNLDCYKQRPFA from the exons CATGTGCACGCGCTGTGCAGTGCGGCTCGCAGGCTGGCGGGGCGACATGCCCAAACTGCCTCTGTTGTAGCCACTTCGGCTGGTGCGGCTCCACACCGGAATACTGTGGCGATGGTTGCCAGAGCCATTGCTCTGGCTGCGGCAGCACGCCTGTCACACCCTACCCCTTCGGTGGTGTGTCCTCCATCGTCTCCCGCTCCCTTTTCAACCAAATTCTCCTCCACCGTAATGACCCAGCATGCCAGGCCAAGGGCTTCTACACATATGACGCCTTcatcgctgccgccgctgccttcccTGGCTTTGGTACCACTGGTGGCATCGCCACCCGGAAGCGCGAGATAGCTGCCTTCCTAGCGCAGACCTCCCATGAGACCACTGGCGGATGGCCCACAGCCCCGAATGGGCCCTACACATGGGGCTACTGCTACAAGC CCATTGGGGCTGACCTGTTGGGCAACCCGAACTTGGTGGTCGTGAATCCAACCGTGTCTTTTGAGACGGCGATGTGGTTCTGGATGACGGAGCAACCGCCCAAGCCTTCGAGCCATGCAGTGATCACAGGACAATGGAACCCGTCGGCGACAGACCGTGCTGCGGGGCGGGTGCCTGGGTTCGGCGTGATCACCAACATCATCAATGGCGGGATCGAGTGCTTTCACGGGTATGATGAACGTGTTGAGGACCGAATCGGATTTTACAAACGCTACTGCAACATCTTTGGTATCGGCTATGGTGACAACCTGGACTGCTACAAACAGAGGCCCTTTGCCTAA
- the LOC123147195 gene encoding 26 kDa endochitinase 1 isoform X1, producing the protein MRPLAVVAVLATAAMVIACARAVQCGSQAGGATCPNCLCCSHFGWCGSTPEYCGDGCQSHCSGCGSTPVTPYPFGGVSSIVSRSLFNQILLHRNDPACQAKGFYTYDAFIAAAAAFPGFGTTGGIATRKREIAAFLAQTSHETTGGWPTAPNGPYTWGYCYKHERTTSSYCTPSEQWPCAPRRRYYGRGPIQLTHNYNYGQAGRAIGADLLGNPNLVVVNPTVSFETAMWFWMTEQPPKPSSHAVITGQWNPSATDRAAGRVPGFGVITNIINGGIECFHGYDERVEDRIGFYKRYCNIFGIGYGDNLDCYKQRPFA; encoded by the coding sequence CATGTGCACGCGCTGTGCAGTGCGGCTCGCAGGCTGGCGGGGCGACATGCCCAAACTGCCTCTGTTGTAGCCACTTCGGCTGGTGCGGCTCCACACCGGAATACTGTGGCGATGGTTGCCAGAGCCATTGCTCTGGCTGCGGCAGCACGCCTGTCACACCCTACCCCTTCGGTGGTGTGTCCTCCATCGTCTCCCGCTCCCTTTTCAACCAAATTCTCCTCCACCGTAATGACCCAGCATGCCAGGCCAAGGGCTTCTACACATATGACGCCTTcatcgctgccgccgctgccttcccTGGCTTTGGTACCACTGGTGGCATCGCCACCCGGAAGCGCGAGATAGCTGCCTTCCTAGCGCAGACCTCCCATGAGACCACTGGCGGATGGCCCACAGCCCCGAATGGGCCCTACACATGGGGCTACTGCTACAAGCACGAGCGCACTACCTCCAGCTACTGCACCCCAAGCGAGCAGTGGCCATGTGCCCCTCGAAGGCGCTACTATGGCCGCGGGCCCATCCAGCTAACTCACAACTACAACTACGGGCAGGCAGGACGGGCCATTGGGGCTGACCTGTTGGGCAACCCGAACTTGGTGGTCGTGAATCCAACCGTGTCTTTTGAGACGGCGATGTGGTTCTGGATGACGGAGCAACCGCCCAAGCCTTCGAGCCATGCAGTGATCACAGGACAATGGAACCCGTCGGCGACAGACCGTGCTGCGGGGCGGGTGCCTGGGTTCGGCGTGATCACCAACATCATCAATGGCGGGATCGAGTGCTTTCACGGGTATGATGAACGTGTTGAGGACCGAATCGGATTTTACAAACGCTACTGCAACATCTTTGGTATCGGCTATGGTGACAACCTGGACTGCTACAAACAGAGGCCCTTTGCCTAA
- the LOC123147195 gene encoding 26 kDa endochitinase 2 isoform X3 encodes MRPLAVVAVLATAAMVIACARGGVSSIVSRSLFNQILLHRNDPACQAKGFYTYDAFIAAAAAFPGFGTTGGIATRKREIAAFLAQTSHETTGGWPTAPNGPYTWGYCYKHERTTSSYCTPSEQWPCAPRRRYYGRGPIQLTHNYNYGQAGRAIGADLLGNPNLVVVNPTVSFETAMWFWMTEQPPKPSSHAVITGQWNPSATDRAAGRVPGFGVITNIINGGIECFHGYDERVEDRIGFYKRYCNIFGIGYGDNLDCYKQRPFA; translated from the exons CATGTGCACG CGGTGGTGTGTCCTCCATCGTCTCCCGCTCCCTTTTCAACCAAATTCTCCTCCACCGTAATGACCCAGCATGCCAGGCCAAGGGCTTCTACACATATGACGCCTTcatcgctgccgccgctgccttcccTGGCTTTGGTACCACTGGTGGCATCGCCACCCGGAAGCGCGAGATAGCTGCCTTCCTAGCGCAGACCTCCCATGAGACCACTGGCGGATGGCCCACAGCCCCGAATGGGCCCTACACATGGGGCTACTGCTACAAGCACGAGCGCACTACCTCCAGCTACTGCACCCCAAGCGAGCAGTGGCCATGTGCCCCTCGAAGGCGCTACTATGGCCGCGGGCCCATCCAGCTAACTCACAACTACAACTACGGGCAGGCAGGACGGGCCATTGGGGCTGACCTGTTGGGCAACCCGAACTTGGTGGTCGTGAATCCAACCGTGTCTTTTGAGACGGCGATGTGGTTCTGGATGACGGAGCAACCGCCCAAGCCTTCGAGCCATGCAGTGATCACAGGACAATGGAACCCGTCGGCGACAGACCGTGCTGCGGGGCGGGTGCCTGGGTTCGGCGTGATCACCAACATCATCAATGGCGGGATCGAGTGCTTTCACGGGTATGATGAACGTGTTGAGGACCGAATCGGATTTTACAAACGCTACTGCAACATCTTTGGTATCGGCTATGGTGACAACCTGGACTGCTACAAACAGAGGCCCTTTGCCTAA